The genomic DNA TCGCCGACGTGCGAGTCCTCTGTGAGGACTGCGGCCGGCAGTACGACGTCGCGACGCTGCTCGAGCTCGGAGCCTGCGACTGCGACGACCCGTAGTCGACCGGCCACGGACGAGTTGCCGCCGGGGCATAACAACCGTACTACTGTTATGGGTTCGTGTTCGTTCTCGAGTCAAACCGGATCGACCGACAGTATCGCTCCGATAGATGTACGATTCACAAATTAGTAATCACAATTATGTGTAAGTGCGAAACGGGAACAACCGGTGAAAACCGTCCCCGCGCAGTCGATTCACGTTATTGGCGATATCGGCGCCGAAACGCCTTCTGTGAGTGAACTAACGCTGTCGACTCTTTTCAGACTGACGTCACCGTGGTTGCAGATTTCAGACCTGTATAAAACGTATAAAATCACATCCGAGTCGCTTACGATCGCTCGGGTGCGTTGGGTCCTCTTCACACCGGCCTCCGATATGCAATTGAAATTTCGAGTATACAATTCGGTAAATGAGAGATATACATCACGTACCTCGGTGGATCGAACCGAAATCGGCCGGGCGAGGTCGATCGGGCGCGACCGGCCCGTCCGAGGGTTTATCAGACAACCCGCGGCCAACGAGGGTATGTCGAATCGGATTCGATCGTCGCGGCGAACCGTCCTGCAAACAGTCGGCGTCCTCGGTTCGATTGGAGTCGCCGCCGTCTCGACCGCCGTCGCGCGGATCGACGAAACGGACCGGGACGACGATCCGTCGCTCGCTCCGTCCTCGAGCGGCACCGACGACCCGCCGACCGAGGCGAGCCGATACATCGGCGTCGTCGATCGGATCGTCGACGGACAGCACGTCGTTCTCCTGTTAGAGGACTGTGAGACGGTCGTCGACCAGCTCGTCGTTCCGGTCACCCGCTTCGACGGGATCGCGGAGGGCGATATTTTGCTGGCCGTCGTCAGGAACGACGAACTGCTGACCTATCAGCGGCTGCCGGAAAAACCGACCGACTGTCCGCTCTCCGGGACCGAGTGATAGTCGCCGATCGGCGGGGGCGACGCGGTTCGTCTCGAGGTGCCCGCCGGCCGCAATTTCGCGTCGCCGGTCGCCGCTGCGATCGCCGGTTTGTGGATGACTACCGTCCCACACGCCCATAATCCGCAAGTAACACGCCTACCCCGCGGAAACCCGTTCGTTCTCGTATGACGATCACGAGCGCGTCCGAACGGCGGTTGGATCGGCCGGGGACCAGCGGACTCCGAGCCACCTTTTTCGGCGTCTGGTTCGTCGACCTCGTGGCGACGGTCCTGTTCTTTACCGTCCCGTACGCGTACGAACTGAATCCCGTGACGGTTTTCCTCTACGATCTCTTCGGGCTCGCTGGCGTCGTTCTCGCCGCCCTCATCTACGCTGGATTCGTGATCGGTATCGGGTACGTCCTCTCGAGACCGCTCGACGTCGGCTTCGTGGTGAGCGTCGTCGTCCTCTACGCACTCTTCGCGAGCAACAACGTCGTCCTCCTCGTGTCTCGCGAACCGTTGCTGGCCCCGATCGTCCCGTAACCGGACGCCGGACGAACTGCAGCGGTCCGACGTCGATTCGGGGATCTCTCGGCAACCGTTCGACCGTCGGCAGGCCGAGGGGCCCGGTCGTCGGCGCCGCCGCTACGGACCTCCTGAGCGGTATGTTTTAATACCGACTAGTGAGGACGGATCGGTATGTCCGGAGACGTCGATTCGCCGGTGGAGGCGAGACGATGAGCGCGTACGAGGAGTTTTGGACCATCGTCTGCGATCACGCGGCGATCTTCTATCTCATGCTCGTCGCTGTCACCGTGATGGGGGTGTTGAACCTGGCGGCGATGGTACTCGGCGATCAGTCCGAGGGGGCGTTCGTCGTCTCGGTGATGGTCTTCGCCATTCTCGGCGTCACCTGGGTCGGGCTCGCCGTCGTTCTCCGCCACTGCAATCGGCTCTGAGGAGCGCGTCCGCCGCTCGTCCGCGCCGACCAGTCCGATCCCACCTCTCGTTGGCGAGTTGAACCGTAGCGTTCTTTTACCTGTAGCTGGTGTGCGCTAGCTATGCCCACACAGGTTCCGGACGACGAGCCTATCCTCGAGACTGCACGGAACGAGCCCGAAAACGTCGATATCGACAGGGTCGTCGCGCTGCTCGACGCCGACCAGGGGCAGGTCCGCAACGTTGCGTTGCGGTGTCTACTCCTCGTCGCGAACGACGACGCCGACCGCGTGGCGGCGATCGCCGACCGCGTCATCGACTGTCTGGACGACGAGTTTTCCGTGGCGGGGAGCACCGCCACTGCCGTCCTCGGGACGATCGCGGCCGACCGTCCCGACGCGGTCCGGCCGGCGCTCCCGACGCTGGTCGAGACGCTCGACGAGCACCCGCCACGAACCGGCTACAGGGCGGCACGGGCGCTGGGGCCGTTGCTCGAGTCGGATCCGGCCGGGTTCGTGCCGGAGGCGGATCGGCTCCTCGACGTGCTGGTCGATCCGCCGACGGTGTGGGCACCCGATGCGACGGAACTGCAGGACGTTCCCGAGGAACGGCGAGCGTCGATCGCGAACCTGCTGGCGTCCCGACGCGACGAGATCGCGAAAGACGAGGCGCGAACGAGGGGGATACGGGAGTTCGCGGCGCACGCGCTGGTCGAAGTCACGGCGCTCGAGCCCGACGCGATCGCCGACCGGATCGACGAACTCGCGCCCGCCCTCTCGAACGACCCGCCCCTCGCTCGCGCGGCGACGATCGACGCGGTCGCGAACGTCGCCAAAGCCGATCCGACAGTCGTCGAGCCGGCGATCGGCCCGTTGATCGACCGACTCGAGGACGACGCCGAGTTCGTCCGCGCACACGCGGTCCGTGCGCTGGGCTTCGCCGAGGCGACGGACGCGGTCGGACCGCTTCGAGACGTGGCCGATGACGGCGACGGTGAGCTCGGTGAACTGGCCGCGGACACCGCCGATTGGCTCGCCGAGTCGTCCTGAACGGGGGCGTTCGCCGTCGCTGGTTTCGTTACCGCGTCTCGTGTCGTCGAACGGGCCGGGACGTTCGGTGTGCGGTGCGACACGCCACTGTGCGCCCCCGCAATATAGTTCCCCTTAACACATCCCTACACTTATGTATGTTCAACATTGACTAAGGGACCGTATGGTTCGCAGCCAAACAAGTGGGGACTATAGCGATATAGTATCCCGAAGAGAATTCGTATCGCTCACGGGTGCGACTGGTGTCGCTGCGGTCGCCGGCTGTCTCGGCGGCGGTAGTGGTGATGACGGCAACTGGTTCGTCGGTACCCAGGCCGACTTTCCGGCCAGCAACTATCACTGGAACCCTCTCGTCGGCTGGGAGATTCCGCACGACGAGTTCGGGCTGTTCGCCCAGTGGACCCAGTATCTGGTCGACGACGACGAGTTCCACCCGCACCTCGTTCGCGAGTGGACACACGACGACGGCGAACTGACGCTCACGCTCTCCGAGGAGTTCACGTGGGGCAGCGGTGACGACGTCACCGCCGAGGACCTCGTCTTCCAGCTCGAGGTCCTCGAGGCGGCCGATCAGCCGGTCTGGCAGTTCATCGACGACGTCGAAGCGACCGGCGACTACGAGCTGACGGTCTCCTATCCCGAGGGAACGAACCCGGACCTCATCGAGTACGCGCTGTTGCCCGAACGGGCGGCGTACTCGCCGGCAACCTTCGAGGGCGAGAACTGGGAGGAGGATCCCGCAGGTATCGAAATCGACGAACCCGATCCGTCGGGGCCGATCGCGCTGACGGAACACAACGACACGTACTCACAGACCGAGCCCCGCGACGGACTCGACGACTACGCCGATCACCACCTGGCCGACCGGTACAACTGGGACGGCTACCGGGTCGAGTTCCGCGACGGGAACAACAGCGCCCACGAGTCGCTGATCAACGGCGAAACCGACGGGCAACACAGCCTGTTCGCTCCCCCGGAGGTTCTCGAACAGTTCCCGGACGACATCCACGAGTTCCGCGTTCCCGGGGGCTTCGGGATGGCTATCTGGTTCGATCACGACGAGGAGCCCTGGGACCAGCGGGCGGTCAGACAGGCGCTGTACCACTCGATCGATCGCGAGGGGGTGATCGGAACGATCGGTGAGAGCACGAAGGTCAGCCACCATCCCGCACCGACCGGACTCACGTGGGCCAGCGTTGACGACTGGCTCGGCTCCACCGAGCCGGACGGGTTCACCGTCTACGAGTACGATCCCGACCGCGCCGAAGAACTGCTCGACGAGGCCGGCTACGAGATGGGCGAGATCGGGATCGAGCTGACGTACCCGCAGACCTGGTCCGACTGGGCGGACGCGGCCAGAATCATCGTCGACCACCTCAATCAAGCCGGCTGGGACGCGTCGACCGATCCCCGATCCGAAGGGCCGGGGAGCTACGCGGGGTCCGGTCCCGACCTCTTCGTCGACCAGCACACGGAGGGGGGTGCGCCGCGCATGAACCACCCGTACTTCTCGCTGGATTACATTCTTCGCAACCGGCTGCGCGATACCGACGGTCACTTCGCGAACTACCCGTCCGAGGTCGACCTCGACGGGGAGACGATCGATATCGAAACGGAACTGGACACGCTCGCGACGACGACGGACGAATCCGAGCAACGGGAGATCGTCGAACGGTTGGCTCGTGTCGTCAACGAGGACGTGCCCTGTATCTACGTCATGGAGAAGTACGAGCAGTCGTTCGTCAACGGCGATCGGTTCGAGATCCCCGACGACTCGCCGCACTGTTACTCCTACTGGCCGATGTGGTGGCTCCCGAAGGTCGACGAGAGCCTCGAGGGGTACGACACGCCCGGCCTGATGAAGTTCGACGACTGACCGACGGTTGCTCTCTCCCTTCGCTATGAACTGGTATCTCAAGCGGACCGGACAAGCACTGTTCACGCTCTGGGCGGTCGTGACGATCGCGTTTGTCCTGGCGTGGAACGTTCCAGGATCCCTGGTCGATCACATGGTCGACCGGATCGTCCAGAACAGTAACATCGACCCGGAGGTCGTGCGGCAATCGATCGAGAGCCGGCTCATGTTCGACCCGGACGCGTCGGTGGTCGAGGCGTACGTGACGTACATGTCGGCACTGCTCGACGGCAACCTCGGTTACTCCTTCGTGGCCGGTCAGGACGTCACCGCGACGCTCTCCGAGGCCGTCCCCTGGACGCTCCTCGTGATGTCGCTCGCGACCCTCGGGATGTTCGCCGTCTCCCTGGCGCTCGGCGCGATCATGGCCTACCGGGAAGGATCGTGGTTCGACCTCGTGAACACATTCGTGGGGATCGTCACGACCTCGATACCCTACTTCGTCGCCGCGTTCCTGTTGATCCTCTGGGTCGGCCACAGCGACGCGCCGATCCTCGAGCTGTTCCCGCCGCGCGGACGGCAGCCGCCGCGAGTCGACCCCGGCTTCACCCTCGCGTTCGTCGGGGGGGCGCTCAGACACGCGACGCTGCCGGCGCTGTCGTATATCGTCACCGGCTACGGACTGCTCGCCCTCTCGATGCGGGGCAACAGCATCCAGACCCTCGGGGAGGACTACGTCAGGGTCGCCGAACTTCGCGGCCTCTCCTCGCGACGGATCGCGCTCCGATACGTCGGACGCAACGCCATCCTCCCCCTCTACACCAGCCTGTTGCTCTCGATCGGGTTCATGCTGGGATCGTCGGTGGTGCTCGAGCAGATCTTCCAGTACCACGGCGTCGGCTACTGGATGTACGAAGCGATAGACGCCAACGACATCCCACTGATGATGGGCACGTTCATCGTCATCACGGTGTGCGTGGTGATCGCCACGTTCGTTGCGGACATGACCTACAGTATGCTGGATCCGCGGATCAAATCGGGTGAGCAAGGTGAAGCGTACTGAGGACGGTCGCGGCGACGCGGACGGCGACCGTCGCACCGACGGCGGCTCCGGCGGCATGTTCGGCGACTCGGCGGCCACGGTCGTCACCCGTCGCCAGCGCGCTCGGGAAACCGTCGACGAGTCGGTCGTCGCCCCGTTCAAAGTGGCGTGGTCGGACTGGCGAACGAAAGTCGCGCTGATCATCCTCGGCGGATTCGTCGCGACAGCCGTCCTCGTCTGGCTCCACCAAGCCGGTTACACTCTGCTGAACGACGTGCTTCGGGTCGTCGGCTCCCCCTGGGAACTCGAAGCGCCGCGGAGTCCGGTCGGGGTCGACGAGGAACGGCGCAGCGTGCGGCCGTTCCGGAACTGGCAGCACCCCTTCGGCACGTTCGACAACGGCGTCGACATCCTCTCGGCCATCCTCTGGGCGACGCCCAGCATGTTGCAGATGGTCCTCGCCGGCGGCGTCTTCTCGACGATGATGGCCACGGTGGTCGGAACCGTCTCCGGCTACAAGGGCGGGACCGTCGAGTCCGTCTTGAACACGATCGTCGACATCGCGATGTCGATCCCCGGCCTGCCGCTGGTCGTCGTGCTCGTCGCGATCATCCAGCCGTCGTCGCCGTACGTCGTCGGAATTCTCATCACGATCAACATCTGGGCCGGCCTCGCGCGGACGATCCACTCGCAGGTGCTGTCCCTGCGCGAGAAGTCCTACGTCGAGGCCTCGCGCACGATGGGGATCTCCACCCCGCAGATCATCCGGAAGGACATCCTGCCGAACCTGATGCCGTACATCACCGTCAACTTCGTCTACGCGGCCCGACGGGTCATCTACGACAGCATCGCGCTGTACTACCTGGGGCTGCTCGGCGGCGGGATGGCCGAGAACTGGGGCGTGATGCTCGACTGGGCGTACAACCTGTACAACGCCCTCACCGTCTCGGGCAAGGCGTACATGCTCGTCGCCCCGATGGTTCCGATCGTCCTGTTGTCGATGGCACTGATCCTCCTCTCACAGGGGACTGACAGGCTGTTCAACCCGCGCGTCCGAACGCGCCACGCGGGCGAGACAGTCCGGGAAGACGACACCGACCACGAAGTCAATCCACCGGCCTGAACAATGACCGAGCAAGAGACACAATCCACGCGGACGACACACGGCACAGACAGTACGGACAGTACGAGCGACCGAATCATCGAGATCCGCGACGCCCGGGTCTCCTTCGAGATGGAGCGGGGCGTCTCCCGCGTTCTGGACGATGTCGACCTCGACGTCCAGCGCGGCGAGATCCTCGGCGTCGTCGGGGAGAGCGGCAGCGGCAAGTCGATGCTCGCGTCCGCGATGCTCGACGCGGTGGTCGACCCCGGCGTCCTCTCCGGCGACATCACCTACTACCCCGACGACGGCGACCCCGTCGGCGTCCTCGGGCTCAGCGATCGACAGCTGAAACGGCTGCGCTGGGAGCAGATCTCCATGGTGTTCCAGGGCGCGATGAGCTCGTTCAACCCGACGATGGGCGTCCGCGAACACTTCGTCGAGACCCTCGAGGCCCACGACGACGACGTCGAGGCGGGGATGGAGCGGGCGCGGGAACTGCTCTCGGACCTCTACCTCGAGCCCGAGCGCATCCTCGATTCCTACCCGCACGAACTCAGCGGCGGCATGCAACAGCGGGCGCTGATCGCCCTGTCGCTGGTCCTCGAGCCGGACGTGCTCGTGATGGACGAGCCGACGGCGGCGCTGGACCTGCTGATGCAGCGGTCGATCCTCTCCCTGCTCGAGAACCTCCGGGAGAAGTACGATTTGACGATGGTGTTCATCACGCACGATCTGCCGCTGGTCGCCGAACTCGCGGATCGGATCGCCGTGATGTACGCCTTCGAACTGATCGAGATGGGGCCGACCGACGAGATCCTCCGGCACGCCGCCCACCCCTACACGCGGGCGCTGTTGAACGCGACGCCGAACCTCGACGCGCCGCTCGAAGAGATGCAGTCGATCGAGGGAGCCGCGCCGGACCCGGTGGACGTCCCGCAGGGATGTACGTACGGCCCGCGGTGTCCGCTTGCCGACGAGACCTGCGTCGCCGACGAGCCGGCGTTCACGCGGGCCGGTCCGGACCACGACGTCGCGTGTTTCCACTGGGAAGACGCGGCCGAGGCGGTCCCCTTCACCGGCGAGAGGCTCGACGAGGACCCGGGGGCGTCGATCACGGAGGAGCGCCGATGAGCGGGGCCCCGCTCGTCTCGCTCGAGGAGTGCGAGGTCCACTTCGAGGAGAGCCAGGGCCTGTTCGACTTCGGCGACCCCGAAGTCGTCAGGGCCGTCGACGGCGTCTCGCTCGACATCGAGGAAAACGACGTCATCGCCCTCGTCGGGGAGTCCGGCTGCGGGAAGACCACGCTCGGGAAGACGACGATCGGGCTCCAGCGGCCGACCGGCGGGAGCGTCCGCTATCGCGGCCAGGACATCTGGGACGCGAAGGACGGCCGCGGCAACGTCGACATCCCCTACGACGAGATCCGGCGGTCGCTCCAGATCATCCACCAGGACCCCGGCAGCGCGCTCAACCCGAACCGCCGAGTGATGAAGATCCTCGAGGCACCACTCAAGCGCTGGCAGTCCGGGATGAGCGCCGGCGACCGTCGCCGAGAGGTGCGATCGATGCTCGAGCGGGTCGGGATGACGCCGCCGGACGACTACGCCGGGCGGTACCCCCACCAGCTCTCGGGCGGCGAGCAACAGCGGGTCGCGCTCGTCCGCGCGCTGCTGATGGACCCCGACCTGATCCTGGCGGACGAGGCGATCTCGGCGCTGGACGTCTCCCTGCGCGTCGAGATGATGGACCTGCTGCTCGAGTTGCAGGGGCAGTTCGACACGTCGTTCGTGTTCGTGTCTCACGACCTCTCGAACGCGCGATACCTGGCCGCTCACGCCGGCGGCCGAATCGGCGTGATGTATCTCGGCCAGCTGGTCGAGATCGGCCCCGCAGAGCAGGTCATCAATAACCCGAAACACCCCTACACGAAGGTGCTCCGGTGGGCGACGCCGGATCTCCACGCCGGGACCGACGCGGCGGAGCCGCCGGTTCGAACGATCGACGTTCCCGATCCGACGGACCCGCCGAGCGGGTGCCGGTTCCACACGCGGTGTCCCGAGGCGCGCGAAGCGTGCCGGCGAGCCAGCCCCGCCCCCGTCGATGCGGGCTCCGACCACGAGGTGGCGTGCTTCCGCGAACTCGACGACCACGAGTACTGGTCGACGCCGTCGCTCACCGGAGCGGACGAACCGACCGACGGGCCGTCCGCATCCTCCGATTGAGGTCGCCCCGGCGGGCCCGCGACACCTAATTTTAAGAGCCGTCCGGACGACTGAAAAACCGAATGACCGGTTCAGAGACCGCTTCCCAGAGCGAGGACTGTCCAGTACCCGATCTCGAGCGCATGACGCTGGCCGAGAAGGCCGGACAACTCGTCGGCGCGTTCGTCGGATCGATGGGCGACGTCGACCTGAACGTCGATGACGCGGCGGCGCTCGTCCGCGATGCGGGCGTCGGAACGATCGCTGCGTTCGGAATCGGCGTCTCCACGTATCACGATCCAGAGCGGGTCGCCGAGATCGCAAACCGGCTCCAGCGGGTCGCACTCGAGGAGACGCGCCACGGAATCCCCCTGTTGCTCCCCGTCGACGCCGTTCACGGACACGCGTACGTGGACGGGGCGACGGTGTTTCCCCATGGGCTCGGGGTTGCCGCGACCCGCAACCCCGCGCTCGCGCGGACGGCCGGCGAGATCACGGCGGCAGAGATGCGGGCGACCGGCGCGACGCTCAACTACGGTCCGACGTGTGACGTGGCCCGGGACCCGCGCTGGGGACGAACGTTCGAGACCTACGGCGAGAGCCCGCTGCTGTGCGGGACGTTCGCCCGGGAAACGGTCCGCGGCCTCGAGTCCGACGAGGGGAGTCCGCGCGTCGCCGCGACGGCGAAACACTTCCCCGCCTACGGCGACCCCGCGGGCGGCGAAGACGCCGCGGCGGTGGACCGGTCCCCGAGCACGATCCACCAGCTGTTCGTCCCGCCGTTCGTCGAGGCGATCGACGCCGGTGCGTCGGTGGTGATGCCGTGTTACAACTCGATCGACGGCGAGCCGGCCCACGGCTCGCGGCGGTATCTGACCGAACTCCTGCGCGAGCGGCTCGGATTCGACGGCCCCGTGGCCTCGGACTGGGGCGGGATCGACCACCTTCACGAGGACCACCGCGTGACGGCCACCCAGCGCGACTCGGCGCGGACGACGATCGAGGCCGGGCTCGACCTGATCTCGATCGGCCGCGAGGAGTACGCGGCCCACGTTCGGGACCTCGTCGAGTCGGGCGAGCTCTCGGAGGAGCGACTCGACGAGGCCGTCGCTCGGATCCTCGCGCTCAAGGCGTCGCTCGGCCTCTTCGAGGACCCGTACGTCGACGTCGAGACGGTCCGGACCACGATCGGCTCGTCGGCCCACAGGGCGGCCGCGCTGCGAGCGGCCCGCGAATCCCAGACGCTCCTCGAGAACGACGGCGTGCTCCCGCTGTCCGCGGACGTCGACTCGATTCTGGTCGCGGGACCGAACGCTGCGTCGCTCCGCAACCAGTACGGCGGGTGGAGCGTTCAGGAACCGGACCCGGCGTCCGGATCGACGATCCTCGACGGACTCGAAACGCGGGCCGGCGACGAGCTGACGGTCCGCTACGAGCAGGGCGCAACCCTCCGGGAACGACGGGACCTCGACGCGGCCGCGGACGCGGCGGCCGACGCGGACGTGGCGGTCGTCGCCGTCGGCGAAGGGTGGTACTACCACGAGTTCGGTCCGCGGGAACTCGTCGGGCCGACCGGAAGCTTCCCGACCCGATCCCAACTCGAGTTGCCCCCAGCCCAGCGCGACCTGCTCGAGGCGGTCCACGAGACCGGGACGCCGCTGGTGGTCGTCGCGATCGCGGGGCGGCCGCTGTCGCTCTCCTGGAGCGCCGCCAACGCCGACGCGCTGTTGTACTCCTACTATCCGGGAAGCGAAGGCGGGGAGGCCATCGCGGACGTCCTGTTCGGGAACTACAACCCGTCGGGTCGACTCCCGATCAGCGTTCCGCGCTCGGCGGACGATCTCCTGACGACGTTCAACCACTTCGCGCACCCGACGCCGATCGGTGCCGACGAACACCCCGACACGTACGATCCCCTCTACGAGTTCGGCCACGGCGAGAGCTACACCGAGTTCGTGTGTTCGGACCTGTCGGTCGCGGACTCGCGGATCGGCCCCGCCGAATCGATCGCCGCGTCGATCACCGTCGAAAACGTCGGCGACCGGCCGGGCGATCGCTCGCTCGACTTCTTCCTGCGGGACGAGGTGAGTTCGCGGGTTCGCCCCGTCTGCGAACACGTCGGGTTCGCACGGGTCAGCCTCGCGCCCGGTGAGTCGACGACCGCCGAGGTGACGATTCCCAACGACGCGCTCGCCGTGACCGATTCCAGCGGACGAACGGCGGTCGAGCCGGGGACGTTCGAACTCTCCTGTGAGGGCTGTTCGGCGACCGTCACGGTCGAGTCGAGCGCCGAGCGACGGTAACACCTCGTCGAGACCGCGTTCGCATCTTTTCGTTCCGACGCCGGCCGACGGTACCGACCGCGTTGTAAGCCATCGAGTACTCACGACGTAACTCCCGCTGAACCAGCCGTTTACTCGCACAACGGTCGTCTTCCGAGACTGATCCGGTTCGCCGACTTGCAAATACGTTTGTGTATCGGCTAGTGGAAAACGAATATCCGTACGCAAATCGAGGGACGGAAGCGGAATGTCCGGTACAATCATCGTATATAATATATGTTTGGAACATATGTTCTATCAACAACGAGTCTAGCAGAACATAGATTTTTGTACGACCGGAAACGAGACACAATCTATGGATACACAGATGCTCCGAGGGGCGCTCGAGGACGCCGGGTTGACCGGCCAGCAGGCGGAGGTGTACCTGACGCTGCTCGAGGCGGGCTCGTCTCCAGTCGTCGAAATCGCACACCAGTCGTCGGTCTCGTCCTCCCGGATATACGACGTCGTCCGGTCGCTGGAGGAGGAGGGGTTCGTGGAGACGCTCGAGCGCGATCGATTGTTCGCTCGACCGCGCGAACCGGTCGACGTCCTCAATCGACTGCGACGGAAAAGCGAAATGTTCGCGGACGCCGCCGGCGAGATCGAAGACCGCTGGGAGCGGCCGGATCCCCAGGACTCGCGGATCAGCGTCCTGAAACGGACCGAAACGGTCCTCCGGAGCACCGGGGACGCGATCGCCGAATCGTCCGTCTCCGTCGCGCTGGCCGCGACACCGGAGCAACTCGAGGAGTTACGGCCGACGATCGAGACCGCGGCCGAGAACGGCGTGCTGATCCAGATCGCGATCTACGACGCCGGCGAGACGGACGTTCCCGACATCGACGGCGTCCTCGAAGTTCGGCGCTGCCCCATTCCGGGGCCGTTCCTGGCGATCGTCGACCGCCGGTACGCGTTCTTCGCCCCGAACGTCCACAGCGACCGCTCCTACGGGATCACGATCGGCGACGAGATCCTCTCGTTTATCATGCACTGGTACTTTCGGACGTGTGTGTGGGCGCACAACGAACGGCTCCACGTCGATCGAACCCAGGTGCCGACCTACGTGAGCATCGAGCGGTTCGTCCACGACGCCGCCTCGCTGCTCCGCGACGACGCGGGGATGACGCTGCGGGTGATCGGCCATCGGACGGCGACCGGCGAGCGCGTCGAACTCCACGGCGAGCTCGTCTGGGCGACGTGGGGCAGTCGACTCGGCCTGCCCAACGAACCCACGTACACGGATCTCGCCGGACAAGTCACGCTCTTTCTCGAGACGGAGGGGAAGGTCGTCTCGATCGGCGGCTGGGGCGCGCTGTACGAGGACGTCGAGGCCGAGATCATTCGGGTCGAGGGGATCGACTTTCCGGACCCGTAACCCGCGTCCGTCGGGCCGGCGAACCGCGACGTTGAGCGCCACACCGATCTGGGACCGGGACGACGGGGGACGCCGGTTCGCCAACCGAGGCGATCGAGTCGATCTGGCGATTACATGTATATGGCTGTAATTTAACTGTGAAACTGACGGTCGGTCGGATCACGGGCTGTGCAACGCCCGCTCGTCTCGCGCGAGGAAGAGCCGCACGAATCCGGGACGCGCGTCGATCGGTTCCCCGGTTTCCGAGCGGCCGCACGAGTTCGTCGGTCCGAACCGCCGATCCGCTCTCGCTCGGTGACGACTCGAGACGAACCCTCTCGACGCGATGGTGGGTCGGTAGCGGAGACCGATCGAGTTCGATTCCACCAACGATAGTGGAGTGCCACTG from Natrinema salaciae includes the following:
- a CDS encoding ABC transporter ATP-binding protein; amino-acid sequence: MTEQETQSTRTTHGTDSTDSTSDRIIEIRDARVSFEMERGVSRVLDDVDLDVQRGEILGVVGESGSGKSMLASAMLDAVVDPGVLSGDITYYPDDGDPVGVLGLSDRQLKRLRWEQISMVFQGAMSSFNPTMGVREHFVETLEAHDDDVEAGMERARELLSDLYLEPERILDSYPHELSGGMQQRALIALSLVLEPDVLVMDEPTAALDLLMQRSILSLLENLREKYDLTMVFITHDLPLVAELADRIAVMYAFELIEMGPTDEILRHAAHPYTRALLNATPNLDAPLEEMQSIEGAAPDPVDVPQGCTYGPRCPLADETCVADEPAFTRAGPDHDVACFHWEDAAEAVPFTGERLDEDPGASITEERR
- a CDS encoding ABC transporter permease — encoded protein: MNWYLKRTGQALFTLWAVVTIAFVLAWNVPGSLVDHMVDRIVQNSNIDPEVVRQSIESRLMFDPDASVVEAYVTYMSALLDGNLGYSFVAGQDVTATLSEAVPWTLLVMSLATLGMFAVSLALGAIMAYREGSWFDLVNTFVGIVTTSIPYFVAAFLLILWVGHSDAPILELFPPRGRQPPRVDPGFTLAFVGGALRHATLPALSYIVTGYGLLALSMRGNSIQTLGEDYVRVAELRGLSSRRIALRYVGRNAILPLYTSLLLSIGFMLGSSVVLEQIFQYHGVGYWMYEAIDANDIPLMMGTFIVITVCVVIATFVADMTYSMLDPRIKSGEQGEAY
- a CDS encoding ABC transporter substrate-binding protein, with the protein product MVRSQTSGDYSDIVSRREFVSLTGATGVAAVAGCLGGGSGDDGNWFVGTQADFPASNYHWNPLVGWEIPHDEFGLFAQWTQYLVDDDEFHPHLVREWTHDDGELTLTLSEEFTWGSGDDVTAEDLVFQLEVLEAADQPVWQFIDDVEATGDYELTVSYPEGTNPDLIEYALLPERAAYSPATFEGENWEEDPAGIEIDEPDPSGPIALTEHNDTYSQTEPRDGLDDYADHHLADRYNWDGYRVEFRDGNNSAHESLINGETDGQHSLFAPPEVLEQFPDDIHEFRVPGGFGMAIWFDHDEEPWDQRAVRQALYHSIDREGVIGTIGESTKVSHHPAPTGLTWASVDDWLGSTEPDGFTVYEYDPDRAEELLDEAGYEMGEIGIELTYPQTWSDWADAARIIVDHLNQAGWDASTDPRSEGPGSYAGSGPDLFVDQHTEGGAPRMNHPYFSLDYILRNRLRDTDGHFANYPSEVDLDGETIDIETELDTLATTTDESEQREIVERLARVVNEDVPCIYVMEKYEQSFVNGDRFEIPDDSPHCYSYWPMWWLPKVDESLEGYDTPGLMKFDD
- a CDS encoding ABC transporter permease → MKRTEDGRGDADGDRRTDGGSGGMFGDSAATVVTRRQRARETVDESVVAPFKVAWSDWRTKVALIILGGFVATAVLVWLHQAGYTLLNDVLRVVGSPWELEAPRSPVGVDEERRSVRPFRNWQHPFGTFDNGVDILSAILWATPSMLQMVLAGGVFSTMMATVVGTVSGYKGGTVESVLNTIVDIAMSIPGLPLVVVLVAIIQPSSPYVVGILITINIWAGLARTIHSQVLSLREKSYVEASRTMGISTPQIIRKDILPNLMPYITVNFVYAARRVIYDSIALYYLGLLGGGMAENWGVMLDWAYNLYNALTVSGKAYMLVAPMVPIVLLSMALILLSQGTDRLFNPRVRTRHAGETVREDDTDHEVNPPA
- a CDS encoding HEAT repeat domain-containing protein, with protein sequence MPTQVPDDEPILETARNEPENVDIDRVVALLDADQGQVRNVALRCLLLVANDDADRVAAIADRVIDCLDDEFSVAGSTATAVLGTIAADRPDAVRPALPTLVETLDEHPPRTGYRAARALGPLLESDPAGFVPEADRLLDVLVDPPTVWAPDATELQDVPEERRASIANLLASRRDEIAKDEARTRGIREFAAHALVEVTALEPDAIADRIDELAPALSNDPPLARAATIDAVANVAKADPTVVEPAIGPLIDRLEDDAEFVRAHAVRALGFAEATDAVGPLRDVADDGDGELGELAADTADWLAESS
- a CDS encoding ABC transporter ATP-binding protein, giving the protein MSGAPLVSLEECEVHFEESQGLFDFGDPEVVRAVDGVSLDIEENDVIALVGESGCGKTTLGKTTIGLQRPTGGSVRYRGQDIWDAKDGRGNVDIPYDEIRRSLQIIHQDPGSALNPNRRVMKILEAPLKRWQSGMSAGDRRREVRSMLERVGMTPPDDYAGRYPHQLSGGEQQRVALVRALLMDPDLILADEAISALDVSLRVEMMDLLLELQGQFDTSFVFVSHDLSNARYLAAHAGGRIGVMYLGQLVEIGPAEQVINNPKHPYTKVLRWATPDLHAGTDAAEPPVRTIDVPDPTDPPSGCRFHTRCPEAREACRRASPAPVDAGSDHEVACFRELDDHEYWSTPSLTGADEPTDGPSASSD